Genomic DNA from Ictidomys tridecemlineatus isolate mIctTri1 chromosome 6, mIctTri1.hap1, whole genome shotgun sequence:
CTGTGGGTGCTGGAGGACACCAGGGGGGTCACGCAGGGAGATGCCGGGCGCGCGCCGGGAGGGGCGCCAGGGCAGCTGGGGACCGAGGGGAGGGCGCGCGCCTGGCTGAGGCGGGCGGGACCAGACGGCCGCGGGGGTGGCTGGTCGGGGCGCGGTGGACCCCTCCCCGGGCGGCGACGCGGCGACCCGGCCGCGCGGGCTGCACCGCCCGGGCTGTCAAGCACGGGGGGCGGGCGGGAGGAAGGGGTGGAGGTGCGAGGGGAGGAGGGCTGGCACCGGAGCGCCGCGGTGTCGGTGCAATAAAAATGCATCCCATGGAACTGCCCATGGAGAAGGACGGGACCGAGGCGCGGCAACCAGAGGAGGTGGTAAAAGCGGAGGAGGACGCCCAGGAGGCGGCAGCGGCGGCAGGGACGGCCGGGAAGTGAAAGGTCTCGCAAAGTTCAGCGGCGGCTTCGGGCGCCGAGCCCCAGGCTAGCGGCGGAGAAGCCCTCAGGACCGCTCGGCCGGGCAGCGCGGCCAGGCCGGCTATGGTCCCCGGGTTCCCGCCGCCCCCGAGGTGCCCGGGCCCCGCCAGGCCGGTGCGCGAGGGTCACCCCACCGCCCGGCGCGGCCCCGGCCCACGGCTCCGCGCCACGGGTGCCCACTGACCGAGCCTAGCGccccaggaggaggaagaaataaagagccCCGGGTTCTCCTGAGGACGGTTGCCGCTTCATCCCACAGCCGGGAGGTCTCGGCTCCCTCCCGCACCCGCCCAGCCCGGCTGCTCCCGGCTGCTCCCGGCCATGGGGAGCTGCGCgcggctgctgctgctctggggcTGCTCCGCGGTGGCCGCAGGTGGGTGGTGACGCTGCCGGGCCCCCACCCCCCTTCCCTCGCTCCTTCTATTCCCCAGCTCGAAACTCAGGGGTGCAGGGGGCTGGACTGGGAGCTCAGAGCTCCGCTCCTGAGGATGAAATGAGTGGCCATGTTCCGCCTCCTTTCCCCGGGGCCCCGCAGTTTCAAATACCATTGATATTTTTTGCAACCGAGATACACTTGCCCTGGGATAACCCGATATCCTGGGTGCGTCCTACTAGAGATACTGCGACCTGGGTTTCTTTCTCGATTTGGTTTGTTAAAAAACTGTTTCTCCACTTTGTGAGGGAACAAAGGACCCAGCTCGCCATCCCCCGGCACTTCATGGCCTGAGGAGTGATGAGGAACGGTGGCCCAGAGACCCTGGGCGCGCGTGGGCCGGGGCGTGTCTCTCGTTGAGAGCGATCACCAACTCCCCGACCTAGCGCAGGTGACTAGGGAACCAGGTAGGGCCACCTGGGGCGGGGGTGAGTGCCCTCTCCCCGGGGACGGTGACTGGAACGCAGTGGGACTCCGGGTTAGGACGATAGGTGGTGATCACCCTGGTGATTGCACGGAGCTGGCTGGCCGCCCCTGGGGAATTGGTACCCTGGCCGAGGCTCTGCGGGAGGTCGGAGGCGGGTCTGCTCCCTGTCTCGGTAACTGGACAACCGGCAGAGGCGTCGTCAGAtgccctctccctcccactcctgTCCTGGCTTTCTTGGACTGCCCTAGGCCACCCGTTCCCAACTCGCTGTTTCTAAATTCGGGAGCCCCTTCTGCTCCTGTCCCTCCCTCGTGCGGGTCACCTTGTTTGCAGTTAGGCATAAATGCAACTAGCTGTGCGggtaaagaggaaagaaagtgaGGGACCCTCAGCCATCCAGGCTTGCAGGCGAACCTCGCTTGCACCAGAAAGAGGAGTGTAGGCTATAGAAGAGCACTGATGGATCGCACGCATCTCTTCCCTTAGCAACTTCCACTCTCCTCCCAGAACCTCTGGGACCTGATAAAATGCAGGCTTTAGAGTCCACACCCCTAAAGCAGTCAGTCAGAGAAGCATCCCCGGTGTACTTGGAGAGTCACTTTTTTAGTAATCTCCAAGTATTTTACtcactgattattattatttattatcaaaTCTTTTCTAGacttattaatgtagggcatttaCAAATTATTTAGCACGCCCCAGGAACTGTTAAAGGTctgttctttctttaatttttcttgcttATACACCCTTATGTGCACTAACATATGCTCCTCCAACCAAAAAGTGAACTTCAACAAGATTTTCCCTTTTCAAACCATGTTATGGCAAAAACATGCAAGCATTCAAGAGGTTGTAAATAAATATCACAAGGCAAGTGTTTCAAGTCAAAAATACTTGTACAGGCAGTATATGATTTTCCCCCG
This window encodes:
- the LOC144378569 gene encoding uncharacterized protein LOC144378569, translated to MHFYCTDTAALRCQPSSPRTSTPSSRPPPVLDSPGGAARAAGSPRRRPGRGPPRPDQPPPRPSGPARLSQARALPSVPSCPGAPPGARPASPCVTPLVSSSTHRPPLGSNLPPSPGTFLRAVDSLLIRLASNFGSSCLSFPIHWDYSFTSHHVPGTDLKTTWTQVVLIITL